In Citrobacter sp. RHB25-C09, the following proteins share a genomic window:
- a CDS encoding TRAP transporter small permease, which translates to MNTFRKGLDVVLGSVCCLVLAIMVGISCWQVISRYILGVPSTITEEMLRFLLVWVSMLGMAYVAGKKQHISLTILLDKVSPALGIPMGKVYYALPCAGVLIILYGLLNIAESLKAPHSASNVSESALEKSHD; encoded by the coding sequence ATGAACACATTCAGAAAGGGACTTGATGTGGTGCTCGGCAGCGTTTGTTGCCTGGTGCTGGCAATCATGGTGGGCATCTCCTGCTGGCAGGTGATCAGCCGTTATATTCTGGGCGTCCCCAGTACCATTACCGAAGAGATGTTACGTTTTTTACTGGTGTGGGTTTCCATGCTGGGGATGGCCTATGTCGCAGGCAAAAAGCAGCATATCAGCCTGACCATCCTGCTGGACAAAGTCTCCCCGGCGCTGGGTATTCCGATGGGCAAAGTGTATTACGCCCTGCCCTGCGCTGGCGTCCTGATCATCCTCTATGGCCTGTTGAATATCGCTGAATCTCTGAAAGCGCCCCATTCCGCTTCCAATGTCTCTGAATCTGCTCTGGAGAAATCTCATGATTGA
- the sodA gene encoding superoxide dismutase [Mn] — translation MSYTLPSLPYAYDALEPHFDKQTMEIHHTKHHQTYVNNANAALENLPEFANLSAEELISKLDQLPADKKTVLRNNAGGHANHSLFWKGLKKGTTLQGDLKAAIERDFGSVDNFKAEFEKAAATRFGSGWAWLVLKGDKLAVVSTANQDSPLMGEAISGASGFPIVGLDVWEHAYYLKFQNRRPDYIKEFWNVVNWDEAAARFAAKK, via the coding sequence ATGAGTTATACACTGCCATCCCTGCCGTACGCTTACGATGCTCTGGAACCGCACTTCGATAAGCAGACGATGGAAATCCACCATACCAAACACCACCAGACCTACGTTAACAACGCTAACGCGGCGCTGGAAAACCTGCCTGAATTCGCGAATCTGTCTGCGGAAGAGCTGATCAGCAAACTGGATCAACTGCCGGCAGATAAGAAAACCGTACTGCGCAACAACGCAGGCGGTCACGCTAACCACAGCCTGTTCTGGAAAGGCCTGAAAAAGGGCACCACCCTGCAGGGTGACCTGAAAGCCGCTATCGAACGTGATTTCGGTTCCGTTGATAACTTCAAAGCCGAGTTCGAAAAAGCTGCCGCGACCCGCTTCGGTTCCGGTTGGGCGTGGCTGGTGCTGAAAGGCGACAAGCTGGCCGTTGTCTCTACCGCTAACCAGGACTCCCCGCTGATGGGTGAAGCTATTTCTGGCGCTTCCGGTTTCCCAATCGTGGGCCTGGATGTGTGGGAACACGCTTACTATCTGAAATTCCAGAACCGTCGCCCGGACTACATCAAAGAGTTCTGGAACGTGGTGAACTGGGACGAAGCTGCGGCGCGTTTTGCTGCGAAGAAATAA
- a CDS encoding TRAP transporter large permease — MIDPILASCTLIAVFVVLLAMGAPIGICIVIASFSTMMLVLPFDISMFATAQKMFSSLDSFALLAVPFFVLSGVIMNSGGIATRLVNFAKLFTGKLPGSLSYTNIVGNMMFGAISGSAIAASTSIGGVMVPMSAREGYDRSFAAAVNIASAPTGMLIPPTTAFILYALASGGTSIAALFAGGLVAGVFWGVGCMLVTLVVAKRNNYRVFFTVQKGMALKVAVEAIPSLLLIVIIVGGIVQGIFTAIEASAIAVVYTLLLTMVFYRTLKIKDLPSILLQTVIMTGVIMFLLATSSAMSFSMSITNIPAALSDMILGISANKMVILLVITVFLLVIGAFMDIGPAILIFTPILLPIMTKLGVDPVHFGIIMIYNLAIGTITPPVGSGLYVGASVGKVKVEEVIKPLIPFYAAIIGVLLLITYIPELTLFLPRLLGIM; from the coding sequence ATGATTGACCCCATTCTGGCGTCCTGCACGCTGATAGCCGTTTTTGTTGTTCTGCTGGCGATGGGTGCGCCCATCGGGATTTGCATTGTTATCGCCTCCTTCAGCACCATGATGCTGGTACTGCCGTTTGATATTTCGATGTTTGCCACCGCGCAGAAAATGTTTTCCAGCCTCGACAGTTTCGCCCTGCTGGCGGTGCCGTTCTTTGTGCTCTCTGGGGTGATCATGAACAGTGGGGGCATCGCCACCCGGTTGGTGAATTTTGCCAAACTGTTTACCGGCAAATTACCCGGCTCGCTCTCTTACACCAACATCGTGGGCAACATGATGTTTGGCGCGATTTCCGGTTCTGCGATTGCCGCCTCAACCTCCATTGGCGGTGTGATGGTGCCGATGAGCGCGCGTGAAGGTTACGATCGGAGTTTTGCCGCTGCGGTTAACATCGCCTCTGCGCCTACCGGTATGCTCATTCCACCCACAACCGCGTTTATTCTCTACGCGCTGGCCAGCGGAGGCACATCCATTGCTGCACTGTTCGCAGGCGGTCTGGTGGCGGGAGTGTTTTGGGGTGTCGGCTGTATGCTGGTGACGCTGGTGGTGGCAAAACGCAACAACTACCGCGTCTTTTTCACCGTGCAAAAGGGCATGGCGTTAAAAGTCGCGGTTGAAGCCATCCCCAGCCTGCTGCTGATTGTGATTATTGTCGGCGGCATCGTGCAGGGAATTTTCACCGCCATTGAGGCTTCCGCTATCGCCGTGGTGTATACGCTGCTGCTGACGATGGTGTTTTACCGCACGCTAAAAATCAAAGATTTACCTTCGATTTTACTGCAAACGGTGATCATGACTGGCGTCATTATGTTCCTGCTGGCGACCTCATCGGCGATGTCCTTCTCGATGTCGATCACCAATATTCCGGCGGCGCTCAGTGACATGATTCTGGGGATTTCCGCCAATAAGATGGTTATCTTGCTCGTCATCACCGTCTTTTTGCTGGTGATCGGCGCGTTTATGGACATCGGTCCGGCGATTCTGATTTTCACGCCAATCCTGCTGCCAATCATGACTAAACTCGGTGTCGATCCGGTTCACTTTGGCATTATCATGATTTACAACCTGGCCATTGGCACCATCACGCCACCGGTGGGTAGCGGTTTATACGTCGGGGCCAGCGTCGGAAAAGTAAAAGTCGAAGAGGTCATCAAACCGTTAATTCCGTTCTATGCGGCCATCATCGGTGTGCTGCTGTTAATCACCTATATTCCGGAACTGACCTTATTCTTACCGCGCCTGTTGGGCATTATGTAA
- the kdgT gene encoding 2-keto-3-deoxygluconate transporter, producing the protein MQIKRTIEKIPGGMMLVPLFLGALCHTFSPDAGKYFGSFTNGMITGTVPILAVWFFCMGASIKLSATGTVLRKSGTLVVTKIAVAWVVAAIASRIIPEHGVEAGFFAGLSTLALVAAMDMTNGGLYASIMQQYGTKEEAGAFVLMSLESGPLMTMIILGTAGIASFEPHVFVGAVLPFLVGFTLGNLDPDLREFFSKAVQTLIPFFAFALGNTIDLSVIAQTGLLGILLGVAVIIVTGIPLIIADRLIGGGDGTAGVAASSSAGAAVATPVLIAEMVPAFKPMAPAATSLVATSVIVTSILVPIITSVWSKKVKARAAEADIRAAVK; encoded by the coding sequence ATGCAGATAAAACGCACAATTGAAAAAATCCCTGGTGGCATGATGCTTGTCCCTTTGTTCCTGGGCGCGCTGTGTCATACCTTCTCACCCGATGCGGGGAAATATTTCGGCTCCTTTACCAACGGAATGATCACCGGTACGGTGCCGATTCTGGCCGTGTGGTTTTTCTGCATGGGAGCATCGATCAAACTCAGCGCAACCGGCACGGTACTACGAAAATCCGGTACGCTGGTGGTCACGAAGATTGCCGTGGCGTGGGTGGTCGCGGCGATTGCCTCGCGGATCATTCCCGAGCATGGCGTTGAAGCCGGATTCTTCGCCGGGTTGTCCACGCTGGCGCTGGTGGCGGCAATGGATATGACCAACGGCGGCCTATACGCTTCCATCATGCAGCAGTACGGCACTAAAGAAGAAGCGGGCGCATTTGTCCTGATGTCGCTGGAATCTGGCCCGCTGATGACCATGATTATCCTTGGTACCGCCGGGATAGCTTCGTTTGAGCCGCATGTGTTCGTCGGTGCGGTGCTGCCGTTCCTGGTCGGCTTTACATTGGGTAACCTGGACCCGGATCTGCGTGAATTCTTCAGCAAAGCAGTGCAGACACTGATTCCGTTCTTCGCCTTCGCGCTCGGTAACACCATTGACCTGAGCGTCATCGCCCAGACCGGTCTGTTGGGTATCCTGCTGGGCGTGGCGGTAATTATCGTTACCGGTATTCCGCTGATTATTGCCGACCGACTGATTGGCGGCGGTGACGGTACGGCGGGCGTAGCGGCATCCAGCTCGGCGGGTGCGGCGGTAGCGACGCCGGTGCTGATTGCTGAAATGGTGCCAGCGTTTAAACCCATGGCGCCTGCGGCGACGTCTCTGGTGGCGACCTCCGTGATTGTGACGTCGATCCTGGTGCCGATCATTACCTCCGTATGGTCGAAGAAGGTGAAAGCGCGAGCGGCGGAAGCAGATATTCGTGCAGCGGTGAAGTAA
- a CDS encoding TRAP transporter substrate-binding protein, translated as MKQPGFIRLATLALLSTLSFFSHGETVLRLAYAENSQPVKDALHFFGQQVEEKTGGDIKVQYFPDGQLGGERELVELTQVGVVDITKVSSALMESFSPAYGVFSLPYLFASVEEYYAVMDNPTVMEPVYQSTAAQGFVGVGWYDSGARNFYMSKGPVKSIEDLRGKKIRVMQSETAIQTLKLLGASPIAMSQAEVYTSLQQGILDGAENNEFALTIARHGEVARYYTYDMHTRIPDILLMSTLTLEKLTPDQQRIVKAAIQDSIEFEKAAWDKEIEKTRQAAVKDFNVEFFEIDKKPFQAAVQPIYESLKAKPQLYALYQRIQNAKN; from the coding sequence ATGAAGCAACCTGGTTTTATACGTCTGGCTACGTTGGCCTTACTCTCAACACTCTCCTTTTTCTCCCATGGCGAAACCGTTTTGCGCCTCGCTTATGCGGAAAACAGCCAGCCGGTGAAGGATGCACTGCATTTCTTCGGCCAACAGGTTGAAGAGAAAACGGGTGGCGATATCAAAGTACAGTACTTCCCGGATGGCCAGCTTGGCGGGGAGCGCGAACTGGTGGAACTGACGCAGGTCGGCGTGGTGGATATCACCAAAGTCTCCTCCGCGTTGATGGAGAGCTTTTCTCCCGCCTACGGCGTCTTCTCGCTACCGTATCTGTTTGCCAGCGTAGAAGAATATTACGCGGTAATGGACAACCCGACGGTGATGGAACCCGTTTATCAGTCCACGGCGGCGCAAGGCTTTGTTGGCGTGGGCTGGTACGACTCCGGGGCGCGCAACTTTTATATGAGCAAAGGCCCCGTCAAAAGCATTGAAGATTTGCGCGGGAAAAAGATCCGCGTAATGCAGAGCGAAACGGCCATTCAGACCCTCAAACTGCTCGGCGCGTCCCCCATCGCGATGAGCCAGGCGGAAGTGTATACCTCATTGCAGCAGGGCATTCTGGACGGCGCGGAAAACAACGAGTTCGCGCTGACCATCGCTCGCCACGGCGAAGTAGCGCGCTATTACACCTATGACATGCACACCCGCATTCCCGATATTTTGCTGATGAGCACCCTCACCCTGGAAAAACTGACGCCGGATCAGCAGCGCATCGTCAAAGCCGCGATTCAGGACTCCATCGAATTTGAAAAAGCCGCATGGGACAAAGAGATCGAAAAAACCCGGCAGGCCGCTGTGAAGGATTTCAACGTCGAATTTTTTGAGATCGATAAAAAGCCGTTCCAGGCAGCGGTGCAGCCCATCTACGAAAGTTTAAAAGCGAAGCCGCAGCTTTACGCGCTTTATCAGCGTATCCAGAACGCCAAAAATTAA